The following coding sequences lie in one Mesotoga sp. UBA6090 genomic window:
- the dapF gene encoding diaminopimelate epimerase, translating to MKGAFYSATGNNFLVVDSRDTKLSDEEKRDLVLKYVSDRDGAIFVERDFMDYFNRDGHRAAFCGNGARTFVHFIHEKEARDTVEFFSYSGSLLGVVDEVVCVKMPSPKFLGSFEEEEFRGEIVVVGVPHLVIEGDTQDIDWNALVPLRHLYDSNINVFSVQEDGTLRLRTFERGVEGETGACGSGATAVAWIQSRRTGSEKIVLQANGGVLTVTFRDGAAFLGGGVEKCSEELELRL from the coding sequence GATACAAAGCTGAGCGATGAAGAGAAGCGCGATCTTGTTCTCAAGTACGTTAGCGACAGAGATGGTGCGATCTTTGTGGAGAGAGACTTCATGGATTACTTCAATCGTGATGGTCATAGGGCCGCCTTTTGTGGAAACGGAGCTAGGACTTTCGTGCACTTCATTCACGAAAAAGAAGCCCGAGATACGGTCGAGTTTTTCTCTTACTCGGGAAGTCTATTGGGCGTTGTGGATGAGGTTGTTTGCGTGAAGATGCCCTCACCAAAATTCCTGGGAAGTTTCGAGGAGGAAGAGTTTCGCGGAGAGATCGTTGTTGTCGGTGTGCCTCATCTTGTGATAGAGGGGGACACGCAAGATATCGACTGGAACGCACTTGTTCCTCTCAGGCACCTGTACGACAGCAATATTAACGTCTTCAGCGTCCAGGAAGACGGAACGCTTAGATTAAGAACTTTTGAAAGAGGCGTCGAGGGAGAGACGGGCGCCTGTGGCAGCGGTGCGACAGCAGTGGCGTGGATTCAAAGCAGAAGGACGGGCAGTGAGAAGATAGTCTTGCAGGCCAATGGAGGCGTTCTTACAGTCACCTTCAGAGACGGGGCTGCCTTTCTAGGAGGAGGTGTAGAGAAATGTTCAGAGGAACTGGAACTGCGGTTATAA